From the Streptomyces syringium genome, one window contains:
- a CDS encoding sensor histidine kinase: MAIDYGRQPAPRPHRVPVVLRAPLAGRTWREFLYLMLSLPMAVLFFSYAITMTSLGAGLLITFIGVPVLAGALLGARALGAVERTRARGLLDLEIADPEPIRPRKGHSGPMAWMGAVLKSGASWRHLLYGVLHFPWAVGAFCVSLTLTIVGWALLLYPAYSWVYPKYWDQPGMQLYGDASGTAVYLDNPFEVGVTCAAGLLLVLVNPWIIRGLTQVDRLMVAGLLGPSRLASRVWELEEDRGVVVDTAAADLRRIERDLHDGAQARLVALAMDLGLAKEKLEEDPEAAARMVDEAHGEVKLALQELRDLARGIHPAILTDRGLGPALSALAARCTVPVRVDVDLSLRPAAAIEGTAYFIVSELLQNISKHSAARTARVDVWRSANRLMLQVSDDGRGGASTAGGSGLAGLAERLDAVDGLLVVHSPAGGPTTITAELPWRG; this comes from the coding sequence ATGGCCATCGATTACGGACGGCAGCCGGCCCCCCGGCCCCACCGTGTGCCCGTCGTGCTGCGCGCGCCGTTGGCGGGCCGCACATGGCGCGAGTTCCTCTATCTGATGCTCAGCCTCCCGATGGCGGTCCTCTTCTTCTCGTACGCGATCACCATGACCAGCCTCGGCGCCGGTCTGCTGATCACCTTCATCGGGGTGCCGGTACTGGCCGGCGCGCTCCTCGGGGCGCGGGCGCTGGGCGCGGTGGAGCGGACCCGGGCGCGGGGGCTGCTGGATCTGGAGATCGCCGACCCGGAGCCGATCCGGCCGCGGAAGGGGCACAGCGGGCCGATGGCCTGGATGGGGGCGGTCCTCAAGAGCGGTGCGTCCTGGCGGCACCTGCTGTACGGGGTGCTGCACTTCCCGTGGGCGGTCGGCGCGTTCTGCGTGTCGCTGACGCTGACGATCGTCGGCTGGGCGCTGCTGCTCTACCCGGCCTACTCCTGGGTCTACCCGAAGTACTGGGACCAGCCGGGGATGCAGCTGTACGGCGACGCGAGCGGCACGGCCGTCTACCTCGACAACCCCTTCGAGGTCGGCGTCACCTGCGCCGCCGGTCTGCTCCTGGTGCTGGTCAACCCGTGGATCATCCGTGGGCTGACGCAGGTGGACCGGCTGATGGTGGCGGGGCTGCTCGGGCCGTCCCGGCTGGCGAGCCGGGTGTGGGAGCTGGAGGAGGACCGCGGGGTCGTCGTCGACACGGCCGCCGCCGATCTGCGCCGCATCGAGCGCGATCTGCACGACGGCGCCCAGGCCCGGCTCGTCGCCCTCGCCATGGACCTGGGCCTCGCGAAGGAGAAGCTGGAGGAGGACCCGGAGGCCGCCGCCAGGATGGTGGACGAAGCGCACGGCGAGGTGAAGCTCGCCCTCCAGGAGCTGCGGGACCTCGCCCGCGGCATCCACCCGGCGATCCTCACCGACCGCGGGCTCGGCCCGGCGCTGTCGGCGCTGGCCGCGCGCTGCACGGTGCCCGTGCGGGTCGACGTGGACCTGTCGCTCCGGCCGGCCGCCGCGATCGAGGGCACGGCCTACTTCATCGTCTCCGAGCTGCTGCAGAACATCAGCAAGCACAGCGCCGCCCGTACGGCCCGCGTCGACGTGTGGCGGTCGGCGAACCGGCTGATGCTCCAGGTCTCCGACGACGGCCGCGGTGGTGCGTCGACGGCCGGCGGCAGCGGCCTCGCGGGGCTGGCCGAGCGGCTGGACGCGGTGGACGGCCTGCTGGTGGTGCACTCCCCCGCCGGCGGTCCGACGACGATCACGGCGGAGCTGCCCTGGCGCGGCTGA
- a CDS encoding M28 family metallopeptidase has translation MLGLNGPTLPRRSRATALLATGAALTATLLGAFPGAAHATPTVAAAAPDISVANVKGHLNQLQSIATANGGNRAHGRAGYKASIDYVKAKLDAVGYTTSIQQFTSGGSTGYNLVADWPGGDANHVIFAGSHLDSVGSGPGINDNGSGSAAVLETALTVAREGYKPDKHLRFAWWGAEELGLVGSRHYVNNLPGTERSKIDAYLNFDMIGSPNPGYFVYDDDTQLEKVFKDFFAAKNISTEIETEGDGRSDHASFKSAGVRVGGLFTGASSRKTSAQAAKWGGTAGQAFDRCYHSACDTTANINETALDNNSDAIANAVWTLSAGATNPPGRTFESTTDVAIPDAGSPVDSPIAVTGITGNAPSSLQVGVDIKHTWRGDVAVDLVGPSGRAYRLKGASGNDSGDNIVATFAVDASAETANGTWKLRVQDTAAQDTGYIDSWKITF, from the coding sequence ATGCTTGGACTCAACGGACCCACCCTGCCCCGAAGATCTCGTGCCACCGCGCTGCTGGCCACCGGCGCGGCCCTCACGGCCACCCTGCTCGGCGCCTTCCCGGGCGCGGCGCACGCGACTCCCACCGTCGCCGCCGCCGCGCCCGACATATCCGTCGCCAACGTCAAGGGCCATCTGAACCAACTGCAGTCGATAGCCACCGCCAACGGCGGCAACCGCGCGCACGGCCGCGCCGGTTACAAGGCCTCGATCGACTACGTGAAGGCCAAGCTGGACGCCGTCGGCTACACGACCAGCATCCAGCAGTTCACCTCCGGCGGCTCGACCGGCTACAACCTCGTGGCCGACTGGCCCGGCGGCGACGCCAACCACGTGATCTTCGCCGGATCGCACCTCGACTCGGTGGGCTCCGGCCCCGGCATCAACGACAACGGCTCCGGCTCGGCCGCCGTGCTGGAGACCGCGCTCACCGTCGCCCGCGAGGGCTACAAGCCCGACAAGCACCTGCGGTTCGCCTGGTGGGGGGCCGAGGAGCTGGGCCTGGTCGGGTCGCGGCACTACGTCAACAACCTCCCCGGCACCGAGCGGTCGAAGATCGACGCGTATCTGAACTTCGACATGATCGGCTCGCCGAACCCGGGCTACTTCGTCTACGACGACGACACCCAGCTGGAGAAGGTCTTCAAGGACTTCTTCGCGGCGAAGAACATCTCGACCGAGATCGAGACCGAGGGCGACGGCCGCAGCGACCACGCCTCCTTCAAGAGCGCCGGCGTGCGGGTCGGCGGTCTGTTCACCGGTGCCAGCAGCCGCAAGACCTCGGCCCAGGCCGCCAAGTGGGGCGGCACGGCGGGCCAGGCCTTCGACCGCTGCTACCACTCGGCCTGTGACACCACGGCGAACATCAACGAGACGGCGCTGGACAACAACAGCGACGCCATCGCCAACGCCGTCTGGACGCTGAGCGCGGGTGCCACCAACCCGCCCGGGCGCACCTTCGAGAGCACCACCGATGTCGCGATCCCCGACGCGGGCTCCCCGGTCGACTCCCCGATCGCCGTCACCGGCATCACGGGGAACGCACCCTCGTCCCTCCAGGTCGGGGTCGACATCAAGCACACCTGGCGCGGTGACGTCGCCGTCGACCTGGTCGGGCCGAGCGGGCGGGCGTACCGGCTGAAGGGCGCCAGCGGCAACGACTCGGGCGACAACATCGTCGCGACCTTCGCCGTCGACGCCTCGGCCGAAACGGCGAACGGCACCTGGAAGCTCCGCGTCCAGGACACGGCCGCGCAGGACACCGGCTACATCGACAGCTGGAAGATCACCTTCTGA
- a CDS encoding 2-oxoacid:ferredoxin oxidoreductase subunit beta, giving the protein MTETISEGFSSIEALSLVPKADAKQSMKDFKSDQEVRWCPGCGDYAILAAVQGFMPELGLAKENIVFVSGIGCSSRFPYYMNTYGMHSIHGRAPAIATGLATSRRDLSVWVVTGDGDALSIGGNHLIHALRRNVNLKILLFNNRIYGLTKGQYSPTSEIGKVTKSTPMGSLDAPFNPVSLAIGAEASFVARTVDSDRKHLTEVLRQAAAHPGTALVEIYQNCNIFNDGAFEVLKDKQQAEEAVIRLEHGKPIRFGTDRNKGVVRDPATGDLKVVAVTPENEADVLIHDAHATSPTTAFALSRLADPDTLHHTPIGVLRSVGRPVYDTQMSDQLEAAIEQKGKGDLSALLAGNDTWTVVG; this is encoded by the coding sequence ATGACTGAGACGATCTCGGAGGGCTTTTCCTCGATCGAGGCGCTCTCCCTGGTGCCGAAGGCCGACGCCAAGCAGTCCATGAAGGACTTCAAGTCCGATCAGGAAGTGCGCTGGTGTCCCGGCTGCGGTGACTACGCCATCCTCGCCGCCGTCCAGGGCTTCATGCCCGAGCTCGGCCTCGCGAAGGAAAACATCGTCTTCGTCTCCGGAATCGGCTGCTCCTCCCGATTCCCCTATTACATGAACACCTATGGGATGCACTCCATCCACGGACGCGCACCCGCCATTGCCACCGGCCTCGCCACCTCGCGGCGCGATCTGTCGGTCTGGGTCGTCACCGGCGACGGCGACGCCCTCTCCATCGGCGGCAACCACCTCATCCACGCCCTCCGCCGCAACGTCAACCTCAAGATCCTGCTGTTCAACAACCGGATCTACGGGCTCACCAAGGGCCAGTACTCCCCCACCTCGGAGATCGGCAAGGTCACCAAGTCCACGCCGATGGGGTCACTGGACGCACCCTTCAACCCCGTCTCCCTCGCCATCGGCGCGGAGGCCTCCTTCGTGGCCCGGACCGTGGACTCCGACCGCAAGCACCTCACCGAGGTGCTGCGACAGGCGGCCGCCCACCCGGGCACCGCACTGGTGGAGATCTACCAGAACTGCAACATCTTCAACGACGGTGCCTTCGAAGTCCTCAAGGACAAGCAGCAGGCGGAGGAGGCCGTGATCCGTCTGGAGCACGGCAAGCCGATCCGCTTCGGCACCGACCGGAACAAGGGCGTCGTCCGCGACCCGGCCACCGGCGACCTCAAGGTCGTCGCGGTGACGCCGGAGAACGAGGCCGACGTGCTGATCCACGACGCGCACGCCACGTCCCCGACCACCGCGTTCGCCCTCTCCCGCCTCGCCGACCCCGACACCCTCCACCACACCCCCATCGGTGTGCTGCGCAGCGTCGGCCGGCCGGTCTACGACACCCAGATGTCGGACCAGCTCGAAGCCGCCATCGAGCAGAAGGGCAAGGGCGACCTGTCCGCGCTGCTCGCCGGCAACGACACCTGGACGGTCGTCGGATAG
- a CDS encoding APC family permease yields MADTEAALVPRDPLGYRLKRRLLGPPLVTEQLAREKLSNPMALGVLASDCMSSTAYGSEEMLRILVPVVGVAAFTLLLPVTGAILLVLLMLTLSYRDVVMVYTRAGGSYVVARENFGPRVAQIAAVALLVDYIVTVAVQTAAGTDALISLAHLVGEGYTGIDHLKVPLSAGMVLLLAYGNLRGIREAGRAFAAPAYLFVLAVALMLAFGLVRALTGGLPRADVHAAGAVPLGEAGDGWLYGASLFMVLRAFANGGSSLTGLEAISNGVSAFRRPQGPNARRTLTVMSCLLGGMVLGVSVLAHYTHAIPYADGNPTVLAQEARLVFGDSPPGTAGLVFVQLATALILYTGANTPFTGFPFLASFVAGDSFLPRQLTRRGHRLAFSNGIVCLAVVSLALLLVTRANVDELVALYAIGVFTGFTMAAAGLTAHYWRRPGEPHRHWKLTVNVSAAVVSALVVVVFAVTKFTEGAWLVVAVFPLGVWALIRVNEQYRAEAEALENLPPFATDRPRWRRHLVHVLVDGFDLATLKALAYAHELRPDEVRALHVVVDEARAHRLVERWERSPATTVPLELIDCPDRRLRHTLVALAARTTADGTTALTLLIPRRAYRPPLGRLLHPGTGDELAKALEHLPDVAVTILPFDVGRAVERLRSARV; encoded by the coding sequence ATGGCCGACACCGAAGCCGCCCTCGTTCCCCGTGATCCGCTCGGCTACCGGCTCAAGCGCCGTCTGCTCGGCCCGCCGCTGGTCACCGAGCAGCTCGCGCGCGAGAAGCTGTCGAACCCGATGGCGCTCGGCGTCCTCGCCTCCGACTGCATGTCCTCGACCGCGTACGGCAGCGAGGAGATGCTGCGCATCCTGGTGCCGGTCGTGGGGGTCGCCGCGTTCACCCTGCTGCTGCCGGTGACCGGGGCGATCCTGCTGGTCCTGCTGATGCTGACGCTCTCCTACCGTGACGTCGTCATGGTCTACACCCGCGCCGGCGGCAGTTACGTCGTCGCCCGGGAGAACTTCGGGCCGCGCGTCGCGCAGATCGCGGCGGTCGCCCTGCTCGTCGACTACATCGTCACCGTGGCCGTGCAGACCGCCGCCGGAACCGATGCCCTGATCTCCCTCGCCCATCTCGTCGGGGAGGGGTACACGGGCATCGACCATCTCAAGGTCCCCCTGTCCGCCGGCATGGTGCTGCTGCTGGCGTACGGGAACCTGCGCGGCATCCGGGAGGCCGGGCGGGCCTTCGCCGCGCCCGCGTACCTCTTCGTGCTGGCCGTGGCGCTGATGCTGGCCTTCGGTCTCGTCCGGGCCCTGACCGGGGGCCTTCCGCGCGCGGACGTGCACGCGGCCGGGGCGGTGCCGCTCGGCGAGGCGGGCGACGGCTGGCTGTACGGCGCCTCGCTGTTCATGGTGCTGCGGGCCTTCGCCAACGGCGGTTCCTCGCTGACCGGCCTGGAGGCGATCTCCAACGGCGTCTCCGCCTTCCGCCGCCCCCAGGGCCCCAATGCCCGCCGCACCCTCACCGTCATGAGCTGCCTGCTGGGCGGCATGGTCCTCGGCGTCTCCGTCCTCGCCCACTACACCCACGCGATCCCCTACGCCGACGGCAACCCGACCGTGCTCGCGCAGGAGGCGCGGCTCGTCTTCGGCGACAGCCCGCCGGGCACGGCCGGGCTCGTCTTCGTGCAGCTCGCGACCGCGCTGATCCTCTATACGGGTGCCAATACGCCGTTCACCGGCTTCCCGTTCCTCGCCAGTTTCGTCGCCGGGGACAGCTTCCTGCCGCGTCAGCTGACGCGGCGCGGGCACCGGCTGGCCTTCTCCAACGGCATCGTCTGCCTCGCCGTCGTCTCCCTCGCGCTGCTGCTGGTGACGCGTGCCAACGTCGACGAGCTCGTCGCCCTCTACGCCATCGGTGTCTTCACGGGCTTCACCATGGCCGCCGCCGGGCTGACGGCCCACTACTGGCGGCGGCCCGGCGAGCCGCACCGCCACTGGAAGCTCACCGTCAACGTCTCCGCCGCCGTGGTCTCCGCGCTGGTCGTGGTGGTCTTCGCGGTCACCAAGTTCACCGAGGGCGCGTGGCTCGTCGTCGCGGTCTTCCCGCTCGGGGTGTGGGCGCTGATCCGCGTCAACGAGCAGTACCGGGCGGAGGCGGAGGCCCTGGAGAACCTGCCCCCGTTCGCCACGGACCGCCCGCGCTGGCGGCGGCACCTGGTGCACGTCCTCGTCGATGGCTTCGATCTGGCCACCCTCAAGGCACTGGCCTACGCGCACGAGCTGCGGCCGGACGAGGTAAGGGCCCTGCATGTCGTGGTCGACGAGGCCCGCGCGCACCGGCTCGTGGAGCGGTGGGAGCGGTCACCCGCCACGACGGTGCCGCTGGAGCTGATCGACTGCCCCGACCGACGGCTGCGGCACACGCTCGTCGCCCTCGCGGCCCGGACGACGGCCGACGGCACCACCGCCCTGACCCTGCTGATCCCCCGCCGTGCCTATCGGCCACCGCTCGGCCGGCTGCTGCACCCGGGCACGGGCGACGAGTTGGCGAAGGCCCTGGAGCACCTGCCGGATGTCGCCGTGACGATCCTGCCGTTCGATGTCGGCCGGGCCGTCGAGCGCTTGCGCTCCGCGCGGGTGTAG
- a CDS encoding response regulator transcription factor — protein MRVVIAEDSVLLREGLTRLLTDRGHDVVAGVGDAEALIKTITELAAEDALPDVVVADVRMPPTHTDEGVRAAVRLRRDHPGLGVLVLSQYVEEQYATELLAGSSRGVGYLLKDRVAEVREFVDAVVRVARGGTALDPEVVAQLLGRSRKQDVLAGLTPREREVLGLMAEGRTNSAVAKQLVVSDGAVEKHVSNIFAKLGLSPSDGDHRRVLAVLTYLRS, from the coding sequence GTGCGGGTGGTCATCGCCGAGGATTCGGTGCTGCTCCGGGAGGGGCTGACCCGGCTGCTGACCGACCGGGGGCACGATGTCGTGGCCGGGGTCGGCGACGCCGAGGCGCTGATCAAGACCATCACGGAGCTCGCCGCCGAGGACGCCCTGCCGGACGTGGTGGTCGCGGACGTCCGGATGCCGCCCACCCACACCGACGAGGGCGTCCGGGCGGCGGTGCGGCTGCGCCGGGACCATCCGGGCCTGGGTGTGCTGGTGCTGTCGCAGTACGTGGAGGAGCAGTACGCGACGGAGCTGCTGGCCGGCAGCAGCCGGGGCGTGGGCTATCTGCTCAAGGACCGCGTCGCCGAGGTCCGCGAGTTCGTGGACGCGGTGGTGCGGGTCGCCCGGGGCGGCACCGCGCTGGACCCCGAGGTCGTCGCGCAGCTGCTGGGCCGCAGCCGCAAGCAGGACGTGCTGGCCGGGCTGACCCCCCGGGAGCGGGAGGTCCTCGGTCTGATGGCCGAGGGACGGACGAATTCCGCGGTCGCCAAGCAGCTGGTGGTGAGCGACGGGGCGGTCGAGAAGCACGTCAGCAACATCTTCGCGAAGCTGGGCCTGTCGCCGAGTGACGGGGATCACCGTCGGGTTCTCGCGGTCCTGACCTACCTGCGGTCCTGA
- a CDS encoding 2-oxoacid:acceptor oxidoreductase subunit alpha codes for MTSQVSSPAEQADPAEQRGEPSHLAGQRSPSGGPGGAKEVRRLDRVIIRFAGDSGDGMQLTGDRFTSETASFGNDLSTLPNFPAEIRAPAGTLPGVSSFQLHFADHDILTPGDAPDVLVAMNPAALKANLADVPRGAEIIVNTDEFTKRPMAKVGFATSPLEDGSLDAYNVHPVPLTTLTIEALKDFGLSRKEAERSKNMFALGLLSWMYHRPTENTEKFLRAKFAKKPQIAEANVAAFQAGWNFGETTEDFAVSYEVAPATSAFPAGTYRNISGNLALSYGLIAAARQADLPLYLGSYPITPASDILHELSKHKNFGVRTFQAEDEIAGIGAALGAAFGGALAVTTTSGPGVALKSETIGLAVSLELPLLIVDIQRGGPSTGLPTKTEQADLLQAMYGRNGEAPVPIVAPRTAADCFDAAIDAARIALTYRTPVFLLSDGYLANGSEPWRIPEVDELPDLRVRFASGPNHELADGTEVFWPYKRDPETLARPWAVPGTPGLEHRIGGIEKQDGTGNISYDPANHDFMVRTRQAKIDGITVPDLEVDDPSGEADTLVLGWGSTYGPITAAVRRTRAEGHRIAQAHLRHLNPFPGNLGETLGRYDKVVVPEMNLGQLATLLRAKFLTDIRSYTQVSGMPFKAEQLADVFKEAIND; via the coding sequence GTGACCAGCCAGGTCAGTAGCCCGGCCGAGCAGGCCGATCCAGCCGAGCAGCGAGGCGAGCCGTCACACCTCGCCGGACAGCGCAGCCCCTCCGGGGGCCCGGGCGGCGCCAAGGAGGTGCGCCGACTGGACCGGGTGATCATCCGTTTCGCGGGTGACTCCGGTGACGGTATGCAGCTCACGGGTGATCGGTTTACTTCCGAGACCGCGTCGTTCGGCAACGACCTGTCGACGCTGCCGAACTTCCCCGCCGAGATCCGAGCCCCCGCAGGCACCCTGCCGGGGGTTTCGTCGTTCCAGCTGCATTTCGCCGATCACGACATCCTCACCCCCGGTGACGCACCGGACGTTCTGGTGGCGATGAACCCGGCGGCACTGAAGGCGAATCTCGCGGACGTGCCGCGCGGCGCGGAGATCATCGTCAACACCGACGAGTTCACCAAGCGCCCGATGGCGAAGGTCGGCTTCGCCACGAGCCCGCTGGAGGACGGCTCCCTGGACGCCTACAACGTCCATCCCGTCCCGCTGACGACGCTCACGATCGAGGCGCTGAAGGACTTCGGGCTGTCGCGGAAGGAGGCGGAGCGCAGCAAGAACATGTTCGCGCTCGGCCTGCTGTCGTGGATGTACCACCGGCCGACGGAGAACACCGAGAAGTTCCTGCGGGCGAAGTTCGCGAAGAAGCCGCAGATCGCGGAGGCCAACGTCGCCGCCTTCCAGGCCGGGTGGAACTTCGGCGAGACGACCGAGGACTTCGCCGTCTCCTACGAGGTCGCCCCCGCGACCTCCGCCTTCCCCGCCGGCACCTACCGCAACATCTCCGGAAACCTGGCGCTGTCCTACGGGCTCATCGCCGCCGCCCGCCAGGCCGACCTGCCGCTCTACCTCGGCTCGTACCCGATCACTCCGGCCTCGGACATCCTGCACGAGCTGTCGAAGCACAAGAACTTCGGCGTGCGGACCTTCCAGGCCGAGGACGAGATCGCCGGCATCGGCGCCGCCCTGGGAGCCGCCTTCGGCGGTGCCCTCGCCGTCACCACCACCTCCGGCCCCGGCGTCGCGCTCAAGTCCGAGACCATCGGACTGGCCGTCAGCCTCGAACTGCCGCTGCTGATCGTCGACATCCAGCGCGGCGGGCCCTCCACCGGTCTGCCCACCAAGACCGAGCAGGCCGACCTGCTCCAGGCGATGTACGGGCGCAACGGCGAGGCCCCCGTGCCGATCGTGGCGCCCCGGACCGCGGCGGACTGTTTTGACGCGGCGATCGACGCGGCGCGTATCGCGCTGACGTACCGGACGCCGGTGTTCCTGCTGTCGGACGGCTATCTGGCCAACGGCTCCGAGCCCTGGCGGATCCCGGAGGTCGACGAACTCCCCGATCTGCGGGTGCGGTTCGCCTCCGGGCCGAACCACGAGCTGGCCGACGGGACCGAGGTCTTCTGGCCGTACAAGCGCGACCCGGAGACCCTGGCCCGCCCGTGGGCGGTGCCCGGCACCCCCGGTCTCGAACACCGCATCGGCGGCATCGAGAAGCAGGACGGCACGGGCAACATCTCCTACGACCCCGCCAACCACGACTTCATGGTCCGCACCCGCCAGGCCAAGATCGACGGCATCACCGTCCCCGATCTGGAGGTGGACGACCCCAGCGGCGAGGCCGACACCCTCGTCCTCGGCTGGGGTTCGACCTACGGGCCCATCACCGCGGCCGTGCGGCGCACCCGCGCCGAGGGCCACCGCATCGCCCAGGCCCACCTGCGTCACCTCAACCCCTTCCCCGGGAATCTCGGGGAGACGCTGGGGCGTTACGACAAGGTGGTCGTGCCGGAGATGAACCTCGGTCAGCTCGCGACCCTGCTGCGAGCGAAGTTCCTGACCGACATCCGCTCCTACACCCAGGTGAGCGGAATGCCGTTCAAGGCCGAGCAGCTCGCCGATGTGTTCAAGGAGGCCATCAATGACTGA
- the rarD gene encoding EamA family transporter RarD produces MLCGVLAYGIWGLFPLYWPLLEPTGAVEILAHRMVWSLAAVAVVLAVTRRWDWIRPLLRQPKRLGMIAVGATVISLNWGVYIWAVNSGHVVETSLGYFINPLATIALGVLVLRERLRPAQWVAVGVSVTAVIVLAVGYGKPPWIALAIAATFSTYSLVKKKVGLGGLESMAAETAVQFLPALAVLVFLGSRGESTFTSEGSGHLLLLMGTGAITALPLISFGAAAVRLPLSVIGMLQYLAPIFQFALGLLVFHEAMPAERWAGFALVWLALAVLTWDALRTARISRAELRNARAKAAEAAVEGGAPGVSESVSDTPTKATT; encoded by the coding sequence ATGTTGTGCGGCGTCCTCGCCTACGGGATCTGGGGGCTCTTCCCCCTCTACTGGCCGCTGTTGGAGCCGACGGGCGCGGTCGAGATCCTCGCCCACCGCATGGTGTGGTCGCTGGCCGCCGTCGCCGTCGTGCTGGCCGTGACCCGGCGCTGGGACTGGATACGACCGCTGCTGCGGCAGCCCAAGCGCCTGGGGATGATCGCGGTCGGCGCGACCGTCATCTCCCTGAACTGGGGGGTCTACATCTGGGCCGTGAACTCCGGGCACGTCGTCGAGACCTCCCTCGGGTACTTCATCAACCCCTTGGCCACCATCGCCCTCGGCGTCCTCGTGCTGCGTGAGCGGCTGCGGCCCGCGCAGTGGGTGGCCGTGGGGGTCAGCGTGACCGCCGTGATCGTGCTGGCCGTCGGCTACGGCAAGCCGCCGTGGATCGCGCTCGCCATCGCGGCCACCTTCAGCACGTACAGCCTGGTCAAGAAGAAGGTCGGGCTGGGCGGCCTGGAGTCGATGGCCGCCGAGACGGCCGTGCAGTTCCTGCCCGCGCTCGCCGTGCTGGTCTTCCTCGGCTCGCGCGGCGAGTCCACCTTCACCTCTGAGGGCAGCGGCCATCTGCTGCTCCTGATGGGCACCGGGGCCATCACCGCGCTGCCGCTGATCTCCTTCGGCGCGGCGGCGGTCCGGCTGCCGCTGTCGGTGATCGGGATGCTCCAGTACCTGGCCCCCATCTTCCAGTTCGCCCTCGGGCTGCTGGTCTTCCACGAGGCGATGCCGGCCGAGCGCTGGGCGGGCTTCGCGCTCGTCTGGCTGGCGCTGGCGGTGCTCACCTGGGACGCGCTGCGGACCGCGCGGATCTCGCGGGCGGAGCTGCGGAACGCGCGGGCCAAGGCGGCGGAGGCGGCAGTGGAAGGTGGGGCCCCGGGCGTGTCGGAGAGCGTCAGCGACACGCCGACAAAAGCCACGACTTAG